In one Butyrivibrio proteoclasticus B316 genomic region, the following are encoded:
- a CDS encoding HD domain-containing phosphohydrolase yields MVVDNFENVLTLLAAILGLLGCLFKYIKTPKRWYWLLITFFLADFLSDYYWTIYSLVMGSYPEVSEFLAYFGWNLGYFVLVFAVLCIRSDEAKCFFHPLILWPFLTNIIQFTLYIQYGGIFNNLWQVGTTTITMVLCMQEIMYYVCNRKKGAEFPHFSIIVLLFLISEYGMWTASCFTWENDFADPYPYFTISSSVLMILFAWAAGKHFNKETSADSGNELAEFRYQMLFQAIVSVLICGASIGGYILSIVLKNTLPAMQLGTTASDRIVVMLFVISVSLSLLVLLLVYVIDHHYAKVRNKKLDMDSARRSRFSFIFTIIITFSLMLFVVVYNTRLLYNASVTEINEDAKDVVKSTAAELENYISVAKTTLRVVADTVELMDQSGASTEDIYKYITDQTKIQSHQFDENFTGIYAYVNGVFMDGSGWIPPKGYNPEERDWYKTAIAANGEIAIVSPYLDAQTGDIVITFAKSFGREASGPSEHLHDVVCLDVKVNHIQEIAEQISVAGKGYGMVLDQDGFVVAHKDITKRGSMSRDIFENNIIGFGKGQFDTVIDGKQSTLFVHAIMEKWVVIIAVNNAELLESVHSQLAVNILISIIIFVLILFFYYFGYKIEQHNNKKVAELNMEVVSALAEAIDAKDAYTNGHSSRVARYTKMIAEQLGYSEGEQNELYMMGLLHDVGKIGVPDSVINKQGKLTDEEYEMIKTHPVIGGKILESIKENPRLSIGARWHHERYDGTGYPDGLAGAEIPEEARIIAVADAYDAMTSTRSYRGVMPQAKVREEIAKGIGTQFDPLFAGIMLGLIDHDENYTMREK; encoded by the coding sequence ATGGTAGTTGATAATTTTGAAAATGTGCTAACCCTGCTTGCTGCTATTCTGGGGCTTTTGGGATGTCTTTTTAAATATATCAAGACCCCAAAGCGTTGGTACTGGCTGCTGATAACTTTCTTTCTTGCTGATTTTCTAAGTGATTATTACTGGACAATATATTCTCTAGTTATGGGTTCGTATCCGGAAGTATCTGAGTTTCTGGCTTATTTTGGTTGGAATTTAGGATACTTTGTTCTCGTGTTTGCTGTTCTATGCATTCGTTCAGATGAAGCCAAATGTTTTTTCCATCCTCTCATTCTATGGCCATTTCTCACTAACATCATTCAGTTCACTCTGTATATCCAATACGGCGGTATATTCAACAATCTGTGGCAGGTAGGAACTACTACTATCACTATGGTCCTGTGCATGCAGGAAATAATGTACTATGTATGCAACAGAAAAAAAGGTGCGGAATTCCCTCATTTTTCAATAATTGTTTTATTGTTCCTGATCTCCGAATACGGTATGTGGACTGCATCATGCTTTACATGGGAAAACGATTTTGCTGATCCTTATCCTTACTTTACTATATCCAGTTCTGTACTGATGATCCTGTTTGCATGGGCTGCGGGCAAGCACTTTAATAAAGAGACTTCTGCTGATTCCGGAAACGAGCTTGCTGAATTCAGATATCAGATGCTGTTTCAGGCAATCGTTTCTGTCCTTATCTGCGGCGCATCCATTGGCGGCTATATTCTTTCTATCGTATTAAAAAATACTCTTCCCGCCATGCAGCTTGGAACTACGGCTTCCGACAGGATCGTTGTAATGCTGTTTGTCATCTCCGTGTCATTATCTCTTCTGGTCCTGCTCCTGGTATATGTGATAGACCATCACTACGCCAAAGTCAGGAACAAGAAGCTTGATATGGACTCTGCAAGGCGAAGCCGCTTCAGCTTTATCTTTACGATCATCATCACCTTTTCTCTAATGCTATTTGTAGTTGTCTATAACACAAGGCTTCTATATAATGCGTCTGTCACTGAGATCAATGAAGATGCCAAGGACGTAGTCAAGTCTACAGCTGCAGAGCTTGAGAATTACATTTCTGTTGCCAAGACTACTCTTCGAGTTGTCGCAGATACAGTAGAGCTGATGGATCAAAGCGGCGCGTCAACAGAAGATATTTACAAATATATAACTGACCAGACCAAAATACAGTCCCATCAGTTTGATGAGAACTTTACGGGTATCTATGCCTATGTTAACGGAGTCTTCATGGATGGGTCCGGATGGATCCCGCCAAAGGGGTATAACCCTGAGGAAAGAGACTGGTATAAGACTGCAATTGCAGCTAATGGTGAGATTGCAATTGTATCTCCTTATCTTGACGCCCAGACCGGAGATATAGTCATTACTTTTGCCAAAAGCTTTGGAAGAGAAGCTTCTGGTCCGTCCGAGCACTTGCATGATGTTGTATGCCTTGATGTTAAGGTCAATCACATTCAGGAAATCGCAGAGCAGATAAGTGTTGCCGGAAAAGGGTATGGAATGGTGCTTGATCAGGATGGATTCGTGGTTGCTCACAAGGATATTACAAAGCGCGGCAGTATGAGCCGGGATATTTTTGAGAACAATATCATAGGTTTTGGTAAGGGACAGTTTGATACAGTTATTGATGGCAAGCAGAGTACTCTTTTTGTACATGCCATCATGGAAAAATGGGTTGTGATCATTGCTGTCAACAACGCAGAGCTCCTTGAAAGTGTTCATTCGCAGCTTGCAGTTAATATTCTGATATCCATTATTATTTTCGTTCTGATCCTGTTCTTCTATTACTTTGGTTACAAGATTGAGCAGCACAATAACAAGAAGGTTGCAGAGCTGAACATGGAGGTGGTAAGTGCACTGGCAGAGGCAATTGATGCCAAAGATGCTTACACTAACGGTCATTCCTCGAGAGTTGCGAGGTACACCAAAATGATTGCTGAGCAGCTGGGTTACTCCGAAGGTGAGCAAAATGAGCTGTACATGATGGGACTTCTCCATGATGTAGGTAAGATTGGTGTCCCCGATAGTGTCATAAACAAGCAAGGTAAACTAACTGACGAAGAATACGAAATGATCAAAACTCATCCTGTAATAGGTGGCAAAATATTAGAGAGTATCAAAGAAAACCCGCGGCTCTCCATAGGTGCAAGGTGGCATCATGAGCGCTATGACGGCACCGGATATCCCGACGGCCTTGCCGGAGCAGAAATACCCGAAGAAGCCCGTATCATCGCAGTTGCAGATGCCTACGACGCCATGACCAGCACCCGTAGTTATCGTGGTGTCATGCCCCAGGCCAAGGTCCGCGAAGAAATCGCCAAAGGAATCGGCACCCAGTTCGATCCCCTCTTCGCAGGAATCATGCTCGGCCTCATCGACCACGACGAAAACTACACCATGCGCGAAAAATGA